The following are encoded in a window of Arthrobacter sp. NicSoilB4 genomic DNA:
- the atpA gene encoding F0F1 ATP synthase subunit alpha — MAELTINADDVRNALNEFAASYEPGNAERVEVGRVTTAGDGIARVEGLPSVMANELLRFEDGTLGLAQNLDVREIGVIILGDFTGIEEGQEVHRTGQVLSVPVGDAFLGRVVDPLGEPIDDLGEIKAETTRALELQAPGVTQRKSVHEPMQTGLKAIDAMIPIGRGQRQLIIGDRQTGKSAIAIDTIINQKANWASGDVNKQVRCIYVAIGQKASTIAAVRQTLEDNGALEYTTIVASPASDPAGFKYLAPYAGSAIGQHWMYGGKHVLIVFDDLSKQAEAYRAVSLLLRRPPGREAYPGDVFYLHSRLLERCAKLSDELGAGSMTGLPLIETKANDVSAYIPTNVISITDGQIFLQSDLFNANQRPAVDVGVSVSRVGGAAQVKSMKKVSGTLKLELAQYRDMQAFAMFASDLDAASRQQLTRGARLMELLKQGQYSPFPVENQVVSIWAGTNGHLDNVPVEDINRFETEFLEHLKHKSSILTTLAQTNVMSDDTAEALKTAIVDFKKGFFGEGDNQLVGAGHEEHAAIDEAQVDQEKIVKQKR; from the coding sequence ATGGCCGAATTGACCATCAACGCCGACGACGTCCGTAATGCGTTGAACGAGTTCGCGGCGTCCTACGAACCCGGAAACGCAGAGCGCGTAGAGGTCGGCCGTGTAACAACCGCAGGTGACGGCATCGCCCGTGTTGAGGGCCTTCCCTCGGTCATGGCGAACGAGCTGCTTCGCTTCGAAGACGGCACCCTGGGCCTGGCCCAGAACCTCGACGTGCGCGAGATCGGCGTCATCATCCTCGGTGACTTCACCGGCATCGAAGAAGGCCAGGAAGTTCACCGCACCGGACAGGTTCTGTCCGTACCGGTGGGCGACGCCTTCCTCGGCCGCGTAGTCGACCCGCTGGGCGAGCCCATCGACGACCTCGGCGAGATCAAGGCCGAGACCACCCGTGCACTGGAACTCCAGGCGCCCGGCGTGACCCAGCGCAAGTCGGTCCACGAACCGATGCAGACCGGCCTCAAGGCTATCGACGCCATGATTCCGATCGGCCGCGGCCAGCGTCAGCTGATCATCGGTGACCGCCAGACCGGCAAGTCGGCAATCGCGATCGACACGATCATCAACCAGAAGGCCAACTGGGCTTCCGGCGATGTCAACAAGCAGGTCCGCTGCATCTACGTGGCAATCGGCCAGAAGGCATCCACGATCGCGGCTGTCCGCCAGACGCTTGAGGACAATGGCGCTCTGGAGTACACGACCATCGTGGCTTCCCCCGCGTCCGACCCCGCAGGCTTCAAGTACCTGGCACCGTACGCCGGTTCGGCAATCGGCCAGCACTGGATGTACGGCGGCAAGCACGTCCTCATCGTGTTTGATGACCTCTCCAAGCAGGCCGAGGCCTACCGTGCAGTGTCGCTGCTGCTCCGCCGCCCGCCGGGACGAGAAGCCTACCCGGGCGACGTCTTCTACTTGCACTCCCGCCTGCTGGAGCGTTGTGCCAAGCTCTCCGACGAGCTCGGTGCAGGTTCGATGACCGGCCTGCCGCTCATCGAGACGAAGGCAAACGACGTCTCCGCCTACATCCCGACCAACGTGATCTCCATCACCGATGGCCAGATCTTCCTGCAGTCGGACCTCTTCAACGCCAACCAGCGTCCCGCCGTCGATGTGGGTGTCTCCGTTTCCCGCGTTGGTGGCGCCGCCCAGGTCAAGTCCATGAAGAAGGTCTCCGGTACTTTGAAGCTGGAACTGGCCCAGTACCGCGACATGCAGGCGTTCGCAATGTTCGCGTCGGACCTCGACGCCGCATCGCGCCAGCAGCTGACCCGTGGTGCACGCCTGATGGAACTGCTCAAGCAGGGTCAGTACTCGCCGTTCCCGGTTGAGAACCAGGTCGTCTCCATCTGGGCCGGCACCAACGGTCACCTCGACAACGTTCCGGTTGAGGACATCAACCGCTTCGAGACCGAGTTCCTGGAGCACCTCAAGCACAAGTCCTCCATCCTGACGACGCTGGCCCAGACCAACGTCATGAGCGATGACACTGCAGAAGCACTGAAGACCGCGATCGTGGACTTCAAGAAGGGCTTCTTCGGCGAGGGAGACAACCAGCTGGTTGGTGCGGGGCACGAAGAGCACGCCGCCATCGACGAGGCACAGGTCGACCAGGAAAAAATCGTCAAGCAGAAGCGCTAG
- a CDS encoding F0F1 ATP synthase subunit delta, whose translation MAGVSSESLTAALVALEAKLPSASLQLAKELFGILGTVDSSAGLRRALTDPSRSGDEKSALVKQLFSGKVSADAVEIASGLAGSRWASARDIGDALETLAASVVIAVAENKSAVSASGITGLEALENDLFSFNQAVESNHEVQRAVSEPQASPAAKVALAEKLVPSASEEAKVLIGQAVSQPRGLKVTKLVRRFAELAAKRQQRWIATVSVTRPLTETQTSRLQAGLNALYGRELKINMNVDPALIGGIRIQVGDEVVDASVLARLGQLHRQLA comes from the coding sequence ATGGCAGGTGTATCGAGCGAATCGCTGACCGCAGCCCTGGTGGCGCTGGAAGCCAAGCTTCCTTCTGCCTCGCTGCAGTTGGCTAAGGAACTCTTCGGAATCCTGGGAACGGTGGACAGCTCGGCTGGCTTGCGCCGCGCCCTGACTGACCCGTCCCGCTCCGGTGACGAGAAGTCGGCGCTTGTCAAGCAGCTTTTCAGCGGGAAAGTCTCCGCGGACGCTGTGGAAATCGCGAGCGGACTGGCCGGCTCACGCTGGGCATCCGCCCGGGATATCGGCGATGCACTCGAGACTCTTGCCGCTTCGGTGGTCATCGCCGTTGCTGAGAACAAGTCTGCCGTCTCTGCCTCAGGAATCACCGGACTGGAAGCGCTGGAGAACGATCTGTTCTCCTTCAACCAGGCTGTGGAGTCCAACCACGAGGTACAGCGTGCTGTGTCCGAACCGCAGGCCAGCCCGGCTGCCAAGGTTGCACTCGCCGAAAAGCTCGTGCCCAGTGCCAGCGAGGAAGCGAAAGTCCTCATCGGACAGGCAGTTTCGCAGCCGCGCGGGCTCAAGGTGACCAAGCTTGTGCGTCGTTTCGCCGAGCTGGCAGCCAAGCGCCAGCAGCGCTGGATTGCAACGGTCAGTGTCACCCGTCCGCTGACGGAGACACAGACCAGCCGCCTTCAGGCGGGGCTGAATGCCCTCTACGGGCGCGAGCTCAAGATCAACATGAACGTTGACCCGGCGCTTATCGGTGGCATCCGGATCCAGGTCGGTGACGAAGTGGTAGACGCTTCGGTCCTCGCCCGCCTGGGCCAGCTTCACCGTCAGCTTGCCTAG
- a CDS encoding F0F1 ATP synthase subunit B, translating into MNQLIISAATEGANPLVPNPWEMLVVFAGFAVLMFIVVKYVVPMFEKTFAERAEAIEGGIAKAEKAQAEASAALEEYKQQLTDARAEANRIREEARAEGAQILADLKEKAAVESARITAQAHAAIQSERQAAVVSLRTEVGTLATTLAGRIVGESLEDDERSARVVDRFLADLENQNAGAAK; encoded by the coding sequence ATGAATCAGCTGATCATCTCAGCCGCCACAGAGGGCGCCAACCCTCTGGTTCCCAATCCCTGGGAAATGCTTGTCGTCTTCGCCGGCTTCGCTGTTCTCATGTTCATCGTGGTCAAGTACGTTGTCCCGATGTTCGAGAAGACCTTCGCTGAGCGTGCGGAGGCCATTGAAGGCGGCATCGCCAAGGCTGAAAAGGCTCAGGCAGAGGCATCCGCTGCACTCGAAGAGTACAAGCAGCAGCTCACCGATGCCCGTGCCGAGGCCAACCGCATCCGCGAGGAAGCCCGTGCCGAAGGCGCTCAGATCCTTGCGGACCTGAAGGAGAAGGCAGCTGTCGAGTCTGCCCGTATCACGGCACAGGCCCACGCTGCGATCCAGTCCGAGCGTCAGGCGGCCGTTGTGTCGCTCCGCACGGAGGTGGGCACGCTTGCCACCACGCTGGCAGGGCGCATCGTTGGCGAGTCCCTCGAGGACGACGAGCGTTCGGCCCGTGTGGTTGACCGTTTCCTGGCAGATCTGGAGAACCAGAACGCAGGTGCAGCTAAGTAA
- the atpE gene encoding ATP synthase F0 subunit C gives MEGNLNLVGYGLSAIGGGIGVGLVFAAYINGVARQPEAQRVLQPIAFLGLALTEALAILGLVFAFVL, from the coding sequence ATGGAAGGCAATCTCAACCTCGTAGGTTACGGTCTGTCCGCAATCGGCGGTGGTATCGGTGTTGGTCTCGTGTTCGCCGCTTACATCAACGGCGTCGCACGTCAGCCGGAGGCACAGCGTGTTCTCCAGCCGATCGCATTCCTCGGCCTCGCGCTGACTGAAGCCCTCGCCATCCTCGGCCTGGTCTTCGCCTTCGTTCTCTAG
- the atpB gene encoding F0F1 ATP synthase subunit A — protein sequence MIALALPAQDSGTFTPPGIEEIHLPAIVPWGAADGFSKQMLLVILSVVIIAAFFLMAARKGQLVPGRLQFAGEAAYGFVRNGIGKDIIGGKDFMKYVPLLFSLFFFILVNNIYGAIPLIQLPTFSHVGGAYVMAGIVYVTWIAIGVKKNGLKYFKLATVPSGVPGYILPIVIPIEIISNFLVRPVTHSLRLFATMLAGHLIVMIAGSGIEYLVTQENLLLKGTSVLVLGGAIAMYMLEALIMVLQAYVFTLLTAIYIEGALHADSH from the coding sequence TTGATCGCGCTTGCGCTCCCGGCCCAAGATTCAGGAACTTTTACGCCTCCTGGAATTGAAGAAATCCACCTGCCGGCAATCGTGCCGTGGGGGGCGGCCGACGGATTCTCCAAGCAGATGCTGCTGGTAATCCTTTCGGTCGTTATTATCGCCGCATTCTTTCTGATGGCTGCCCGCAAGGGTCAGCTTGTTCCCGGCAGGCTGCAGTTTGCAGGTGAAGCCGCCTACGGCTTCGTCCGCAACGGCATCGGCAAGGACATCATCGGCGGCAAAGACTTCATGAAGTACGTCCCGCTGCTGTTCAGCCTCTTCTTCTTCATCCTGGTGAACAACATCTACGGCGCCATTCCGCTGATCCAGCTCCCCACCTTCTCGCATGTCGGCGGCGCCTACGTGATGGCCGGAATCGTGTACGTCACCTGGATCGCCATCGGCGTCAAGAAGAACGGCCTGAAGTACTTCAAGCTTGCCACCGTGCCGTCCGGAGTCCCGGGCTACATTCTTCCGATCGTGATTCCGATCGAGATTATCTCCAACTTCCTGGTCCGCCCGGTCACGCACAGCCTCCGTCTGTTTGCGACCATGCTGGCCGGCCACCTCATCGTCATGATCGCCGGTTCCGGCATCGAGTACCTCGTCACGCAGGAGAACCTCCTGCTGAAGGGCACGTCGGTCCTCGTCCTTGGCGGCGCGATCGCCATGTACATGCTGGAAGCGTTGATTATGGTCCTGCAGGCGTACGTGTTCACCCTGCTGACCGCCATCTACATTGAAGGCGCGCTGCACGCGGACAGCCACTAG
- a CDS encoding UDP-phosphate glycosyltransferase, translating to MMPVLLAAGITLFASLLLPFAVKPWLVKMGVVDVPSARSSHARTTIRGMGVAVSLATGIGYAAAVVLGAVTVDRSVFLVVLAIIAASAGVGWIEDLRGLSIRGRAAAQLGIGAAGSAALLVLTGQSFWWLPLAALAIAAYINIANFMDGINGISSFHGILAGAAYAVAGGLSGQPWLTAGGAVLAMAFLGFVPWNLSRGSVFLGDVGSYLLGASVAALAVAGFLSGVYVEYVLSPILVYLADTGYTLLRRINAGERWYASHREHVYQRLTDVGFSHLQSAGTVSVCTAAVIVLGFIAATAPLPVVVLCVAGSLAVLALYLASPDLIRHFRRRKKVTRVPAS from the coding sequence ATGATGCCCGTCCTCCTCGCCGCCGGCATCACCCTCTTCGCGAGCCTCCTGCTTCCGTTCGCGGTCAAGCCGTGGCTGGTCAAGATGGGCGTCGTCGACGTTCCGTCGGCCAGGTCCTCCCACGCCCGGACCACCATTCGTGGCATGGGGGTGGCTGTTTCCCTGGCCACCGGCATCGGATACGCGGCCGCCGTCGTCCTGGGCGCGGTGACAGTGGACCGCTCGGTCTTCCTCGTGGTTCTTGCGATCATCGCCGCGAGCGCGGGAGTGGGCTGGATCGAAGACCTCAGGGGTCTCTCGATCCGTGGCCGCGCCGCCGCTCAGCTGGGGATCGGCGCCGCCGGTTCCGCAGCCCTGCTGGTCCTTACCGGCCAGTCGTTCTGGTGGCTGCCGCTGGCCGCGCTGGCCATTGCGGCCTATATCAACATTGCCAACTTCATGGACGGCATCAACGGCATTTCCAGTTTCCACGGAATTCTCGCCGGCGCCGCCTATGCCGTGGCCGGTGGGCTGTCCGGGCAGCCGTGGCTGACCGCCGGCGGCGCCGTGCTGGCCATGGCTTTTCTGGGATTCGTGCCCTGGAACCTGTCGCGCGGCTCCGTGTTCCTGGGCGACGTCGGCAGCTACCTGCTCGGAGCCTCGGTTGCTGCCCTGGCGGTGGCAGGGTTCCTGAGCGGTGTCTACGTGGAATACGTCCTGTCGCCGATCCTGGTCTACCTGGCCGACACCGGGTACACCCTGCTGCGCAGGATCAACGCGGGCGAACGGTGGTACGCGTCCCACCGTGAGCATGTCTACCAGCGTCTGACCGACGTCGGCTTCTCGCACCTGCAGTCGGCCGGCACGGTCTCGGTATGCACGGCCGCGGTCATCGTCCTTGGCTTCATCGCCGCCACGGCTCCGCTGCCGGTGGTGGTGCTCTGCGTGGCCGGAAGCCTGGCCGTGCTGGCGCTCTACCTTGCGTCCCCAGACCTTATCCGGCACTTCCGGCGGCGGAAGAAGGTCACCCGGGTGCCGGCGTCCTAG
- a CDS encoding nucleoside-diphosphate sugar epimerase/dehydratase, with protein sequence MTTKSEAREPAAALDEKKPPLWIWIQLFLDSMSWVVAIILALLLRYEMGLREEQLFSAIIIMAIAILVQAAAGYALALYRGRYPFGSFQEAKALVFVTVIVAASITLSLLVLYETIGIGRSVGLIAFPFACLFMGAARYAKRLYVEGKNRPGEGAQNTLIYGAGFLGNSLLNRMLQDADSPYFPVGLIDDDPTKKHLRLSGVQVLGRGDDLPALIRRTRASVLVLAFANVEASVVRRISDAVAGLNVRVLVLPPLRDMLGRGAPEGFSDFRDVAVEDLIGRRPVDIKVDEIAGYIKDKRVLVTGAGGSIGSELCRQIVQFAPAELIMLDHDETGLQQTQISITGRGLLAGRDTVLASIRDGDALQEIFEDRRPEVVFHAAALKHAPLLQQYPVEAWKTNVLGTLNVLRAAERTGVSHFVNISTDKAANPTTALGHSKRVAEKLAAWMAGQTGRKFVSVRFGNVMGSRGSMLPLFTEQIRVGGPVTVTDPEVTRFFMTIPEACQLVIQAGAIGRGGEVMILDMGEPVRILDVAQRMIAMSGKKVDIIYTGLRPGEKLHEELVGTGELDERPLHPKISHTRAHEQDPDGLNLDVWLARCEAEQGLDIESIPDDEADEPGESIRAAS encoded by the coding sequence TTGACTACGAAATCTGAAGCGCGCGAACCCGCCGCAGCACTGGACGAGAAGAAGCCTCCGCTTTGGATCTGGATCCAGCTGTTCCTCGACTCGATGTCGTGGGTCGTGGCGATCATCCTCGCCCTGCTGCTGCGCTACGAGATGGGCCTCCGGGAAGAGCAGCTGTTCAGCGCCATCATCATCATGGCCATCGCCATCCTTGTGCAGGCCGCGGCCGGCTATGCGCTGGCACTTTACCGCGGGCGGTATCCCTTCGGCAGTTTCCAGGAGGCCAAGGCCCTTGTCTTCGTCACCGTGATCGTGGCCGCCTCCATCACGCTGAGCCTGCTGGTGCTCTATGAAACCATCGGGATCGGCCGCAGCGTCGGGCTCATCGCCTTCCCGTTCGCCTGCCTCTTCATGGGAGCTGCCCGCTACGCCAAGCGGCTTTACGTCGAGGGCAAGAACCGTCCCGGCGAGGGCGCCCAGAACACCCTGATCTACGGTGCGGGCTTCCTCGGCAACTCCCTGCTGAACCGCATGCTGCAGGACGCCGATTCGCCGTATTTCCCGGTGGGGCTGATCGACGACGATCCCACCAAGAAGCACCTGCGCCTCTCCGGCGTCCAGGTCCTGGGCCGCGGCGACGACCTGCCGGCCCTCATTCGGCGCACCCGCGCCTCCGTGCTGGTGCTGGCCTTCGCCAATGTCGAGGCATCCGTCGTCCGGCGGATTTCCGACGCCGTCGCCGGCCTGAACGTCCGGGTGCTGGTTCTTCCCCCGCTCCGGGACATGCTGGGCCGGGGGGCGCCCGAGGGATTCTCCGATTTCCGTGACGTGGCGGTCGAGGACCTGATCGGGCGGCGGCCGGTCGACATTAAGGTCGACGAGATTGCGGGCTACATCAAGGACAAGCGTGTCCTGGTCACCGGCGCCGGGGGCTCCATCGGCTCGGAGCTGTGCCGGCAGATCGTCCAGTTCGCTCCGGCGGAACTGATCATGCTTGACCATGACGAAACAGGGCTGCAGCAGACCCAGATTTCCATCACCGGCCGGGGACTGCTCGCCGGGCGCGACACGGTCCTGGCCAGCATCCGCGACGGGGACGCCCTCCAGGAGATCTTCGAGGACCGCCGTCCGGAGGTGGTGTTCCACGCCGCCGCCCTCAAGCACGCACCGCTGCTGCAGCAGTATCCGGTCGAGGCCTGGAAGACCAACGTCCTGGGCACCCTCAACGTGCTGCGCGCGGCCGAACGCACAGGTGTTTCGCACTTCGTGAACATCTCCACCGACAAGGCGGCAAACCCGACGACGGCGCTTGGCCACTCCAAGCGCGTCGCCGAAAAGCTTGCCGCCTGGATGGCGGGCCAGACCGGCCGCAAGTTCGTCTCCGTCCGGTTCGGAAACGTCATGGGAAGCCGCGGCTCAATGCTGCCGCTCTTCACGGAGCAGATCCGCGTCGGCGGTCCGGTGACTGTGACGGACCCGGAGGTCACCCGTTTCTTCATGACGATTCCGGAGGCCTGCCAGCTGGTCATCCAGGCGGGTGCGATCGGACGCGGCGGCGAGGTCATGATCCTTGATATGGGGGAGCCGGTCAGGATTCTTGACGTCGCCCAGCGCATGATCGCCATGTCCGGCAAGAAGGTGGACATCATCTATACCGGCCTCCGGCCCGGCGAAAAGCTCCACGAGGAACTCGTGGGAACCGGCGAGCTGGACGAGCGCCCCCTGCATCCCAAGATTTCACACACCCGGGCACACGAGCAGGACCCGGACGGGCTGAACCTTGATGTCTGGCTGGCCCGCTGCGAGGCCGAGCAGGGCCTCGACATTGAGTCCATCCCCGACGACGAGGCCGATGAACCTGGCGAGAGCATCAGGGCGGCGTCATGA
- a CDS encoding glycosyltransferase — translation MKNLFAVVVTYNRADFLQNLLDSFSRLTTRPDRIVVVDNASTDHTADVVSRAMAAGGLPIQYERLSANVGGSGGFSRGVDLALRAGAEWLWLMDDDVEVLPGAVEALDKFTPDYSCMIGRRYDAAGKPFFWQHHFVEALGVFLPVRGDVFSSSEVFPTNVGNFEGMLIKASLARNIGLPDPRFFITWDDLIYGWLAAQQTPVVYVNAFVIKKVRAQRQVDLGVRHLNDSSDLSRRYVMRNRGHVAQYLRAHGKYNRLGFGAGTALTYLKEIARLVLVERSIKGAGALWQGWRESRGILADRSWRPMPPVPAGAARDQA, via the coding sequence GTGAAGAACCTGTTTGCCGTCGTCGTCACCTACAACCGTGCCGATTTCCTGCAGAATCTGCTCGACTCCTTCAGCCGCCTGACCACCCGGCCGGACCGGATCGTGGTGGTGGACAACGCCAGCACCGACCACACCGCCGACGTCGTCTCCCGCGCCATGGCCGCGGGCGGGCTGCCCATCCAGTACGAACGGTTGTCCGCGAATGTGGGCGGTTCCGGCGGCTTCTCCCGCGGCGTTGACCTTGCCCTCCGCGCCGGCGCTGAGTGGCTTTGGCTTATGGACGATGACGTCGAGGTGCTCCCGGGGGCGGTCGAGGCGCTCGATAAGTTCACGCCGGACTACTCCTGCATGATCGGCCGCCGCTACGACGCCGCCGGCAAGCCGTTCTTCTGGCAGCACCATTTTGTCGAGGCGCTCGGCGTCTTCCTGCCCGTCCGCGGCGACGTCTTCAGCTCGTCCGAGGTGTTCCCCACCAATGTCGGAAATTTCGAGGGGATGCTGATCAAGGCGTCGCTTGCCCGCAACATCGGGTTGCCCGACCCGCGCTTCTTCATCACCTGGGACGACCTTATCTACGGCTGGCTGGCGGCGCAGCAGACGCCGGTGGTCTACGTGAATGCCTTTGTCATCAAGAAGGTCCGGGCCCAGCGCCAGGTGGACCTGGGCGTGCGCCACCTCAACGATTCCTCCGACCTGAGCCGCCGCTACGTGATGCGGAACCGGGGCCATGTGGCGCAATACCTGCGCGCGCACGGCAAGTACAACCGGCTCGGCTTCGGTGCCGGGACGGCCCTGACCTACCTGAAGGAAATCGCGCGCCTGGTGCTGGTTGAACGCAGTATCAAGGGGGCGGGGGCACTGTGGCAGGGATGGCGCGAATCGCGCGGCATCCTCGCCGACCGCAGCTGGCGGCCGATGCCGCCGGTGCCGGCCGGGGCGGCCCGGGACCAGGCCTGA
- a CDS encoding glycosyltransferase, with protein sequence MQPKVAVAAVTFDRHEELTLLLKGLAEQTAPIHSIALVDSGTVPATDVVNAGGDNINYLRSEANLGGAGGFAYAILAAMASGAEWIWMMDDDGHPEDASCLAELLKTAEEHQLDIVSPLVAATADPNRLSFNFRINGLLTNDRSRLAPMGYLPDMVHFFNGALIRTEVFYKIGIPDVKFFIRGDEVDFLSRVKKAGLKYGTLATVAVQHPATWTEMKPVFGGFITPVIPEGDFKRYCYFRNRGYLTRKYRNLRWFGADIVGFPYYFLKNGDLKGLAHWFGAYSTGFRGKGFGSPARLMSTNR encoded by the coding sequence ATGCAGCCCAAAGTCGCCGTCGCGGCAGTAACCTTTGACCGCCACGAGGAACTTACCCTCCTCCTGAAGGGGCTGGCCGAACAGACTGCCCCCATCCACTCGATCGCCCTCGTGGACTCGGGCACTGTCCCGGCCACGGATGTTGTCAACGCCGGCGGGGACAACATCAACTACCTGCGCTCCGAGGCGAACCTCGGCGGCGCCGGGGGATTCGCGTACGCGATCCTGGCCGCCATGGCCAGCGGCGCTGAATGGATCTGGATGATGGACGACGACGGCCACCCCGAGGATGCCAGCTGCCTTGCCGAGCTGCTCAAGACCGCGGAGGAACACCAGCTCGACATCGTGAGCCCGCTCGTCGCCGCCACGGCCGACCCCAACCGGCTCTCGTTCAACTTCCGCATCAACGGGCTGCTGACCAACGACCGCTCCCGGCTGGCGCCGATGGGCTATCTCCCGGACATGGTGCACTTCTTCAACGGTGCCCTGATCCGCACGGAGGTCTTCTACAAGATCGGAATCCCGGATGTGAAGTTCTTCATCCGCGGCGACGAAGTCGATTTCCTGTCGCGGGTGAAGAAGGCCGGCCTCAAATACGGCACGCTGGCCACGGTCGCCGTGCAGCACCCCGCCACCTGGACCGAGATGAAGCCGGTCTTCGGCGGCTTTATCACGCCGGTCATCCCCGAGGGAGACTTCAAGCGGTACTGCTACTTCCGCAACCGTGGCTACCTGACCCGGAAATACCGGAACCTGCGCTGGTTTGGCGCGGACATTGTTGGCTTCCCGTACTACTTCCTGAAGAACGGGGACCTCAAGGGGCTCGCGCACTGGTTCGGGGCCTATTCCACCGGCTTCCGCGGAAAGGGCTTCGGCTCACCCGCCCGGCTTATGTCCACCAACCGCTAG
- a CDS encoding L-threonylcarbamoyladenylate synthase — protein sequence MTTSYDCTAAEQRAAGLEHAQRAIREHKCVVLPTDTVYGIAADAFSPLAVTLLLASKGRSRKMPPPVLIPRLNALDGLATDVPAEARRLAEAFWPGGLTLILHAQPSLDWDLGETKGTVALRIPADDVAQDLLTLTGPLAVSSANRTGQPAAQTAADAETQLAESVEVYLEGGPRPAEGADALPSTIVDGTAVPLRVVRQGAISLERLREVVPGVLGVGEEPADVETAEQTATPEQPGTPEQPGTPEQTEAAPDSTPASKITDGTIPDSSGAPAVDDTPRN from the coding sequence GTGACGACTAGCTACGATTGCACGGCAGCCGAGCAACGCGCTGCAGGACTCGAACATGCCCAGCGGGCCATCAGGGAGCACAAGTGTGTGGTCCTCCCGACGGACACCGTGTACGGGATCGCCGCGGACGCGTTCTCCCCCCTCGCTGTGACCTTGCTGCTCGCGTCGAAAGGCCGCAGCCGCAAGATGCCGCCGCCCGTCCTCATTCCCAGGCTCAATGCCCTCGACGGCCTGGCCACTGATGTCCCGGCCGAGGCCCGCCGCCTGGCCGAGGCGTTCTGGCCTGGCGGACTCACGCTGATCCTGCATGCCCAGCCGTCCCTCGACTGGGATCTTGGCGAAACCAAGGGCACCGTCGCCCTGCGGATCCCGGCCGACGACGTCGCCCAGGACCTGCTCACGCTGACCGGGCCGCTGGCTGTCTCCTCCGCGAACCGCACGGGCCAGCCGGCGGCGCAGACTGCGGCCGACGCCGAAACCCAGCTCGCCGAGTCGGTGGAGGTCTACCTCGAAGGCGGGCCCCGCCCCGCCGAGGGTGCCGATGCGCTGCCGTCGACCATTGTTGACGGCACCGCCGTGCCGCTGCGGGTGGTCCGCCAGGGCGCCATCAGCCTGGAGCGGCTCCGTGAAGTCGTCCCCGGCGTGCTGGGCGTCGGCGAGGAACCCGCCGACGTCGAGACCGCAGAACAAACTGCGACCCCCGAACAACCTGGAACCCCCGAACAACCTGGAACCCCCGAACAAACCGAAGCCGCGCCTGACAGCACCCCTGCCAGCAAAATCACTGACGGCACCATTCCTGACAGCAGCGGTGCACCCGCCGTCGACGATACTCCGAGGAACTGA